The following proteins are encoded in a genomic region of Gossypium hirsutum isolate 1008001.06 chromosome D05, Gossypium_hirsutum_v2.1, whole genome shotgun sequence:
- the LOC107905841 gene encoding probable LRR receptor-like serine/threonine-protein kinase At1g07650 isoform X2 has translation MTVHVRRLLHFTKINMGRLATRPSTMKILFGFMILTVLMLICMEPNQVEAQVEPPYPPDYEVRALREIATELGKKDWNYNENPCNNKSSWFTPPPPPNVPEAINNSTVTCNCSFPNATFWGRILMVFYHAHLSSYHILKVLYLNYLNGKIPREWAALKLETLNVAMNRLSGPIPSYLGNITSLKYLSLENNLFSGTIPPEFGKLVNLENLTLSANYLVGKFPSFLANLSNIKELRISSNNFSGKMPDIFQSWKQLEKLEIQASGFEGPIPSSLALLHNLVELRISDLPGEGSKFPNLKNMKNMYRLILRSCNISGPIPDYVWELSRLQILDLSFNNLEGNISDTEGLTRTQYMYLTHNSLSGHIPNWLSIRDSRYQIDLSYNNFTESSDSPSCRENLNLFKSFSGGKTLGLDNCLKNFPCSKDWYSVNINCAGGATTINGIDYEGDEDLGGPAKYFPLRETWETSSTGLFWDTDVTSRDFISQNVSILRIKNSALYTTARLSPLSLTYYFRCLANGNYTVTLHFAEIVIRDNRSYQSLGRRIFDVYVQEKLELKDFNIQNEAKGVDKAVVRKIKTVVSNKTLTIRFHWAGKGTTATPRRGTYGPLISAISVDSDHKPRVLNSWEKNLKFVVAAVVSVLCLILVILGILWRKGYFQPKPSREQVLRGLDLQTGFFTFRQMQAATNNFDAANKIGEGGFGAVYKGELLDGTIIAIKKLSSKSRQGDREFLNELGMISGLQHPNVVRLYGCCVEGTQLLLVYEYMENNSLAHALFGPTESQLKLDWPTRQKICLGIAKGLTFLHEESSLKVVHRDIKTTNVLLDSDLNAKISDFGLAKFDEEENTHISTRIAGTIGYMAPEYALWGYLTYKADVYSFGIVALEIVAGKNNTKYRPEEDYVCLQDWALVLQQKGNLMELVDLRLGTEFNEEEAIRMAKVALLCTNSSPALRPTMSEVVNMLEGRTLVPELILDPSIFSDESRFGAVKDQFNRMQSRSSKTTTITQSSDSTSTVWLGSSSTLVEHQ, from the exons ATGACTGTCCATGTAAGAAGATTGCTTCATTTCACTAAGATAAACATGGGCAGACTTGCTACACGTCCTTCAACCATGAAAATACTCTTTGGGTTCATGATTCTTACAGTCTTGATGCTCATTTGCATGGAACCAAACCAAGTTGAAGCCCAAGTGGAGCCGCCCTATCCTCCAGATTATGAAG TAAGAGCTCTTCGTGAGATAGCAACAGAACTTGGGAAGAAGGATTGGAATTACAATGAAAACCCTTGCAACAATAAGTCAAGTTGGTTTACTCCACCGCCGCCGCCAAATGTGCCTGAGGCCATTAACAACAGTACTGTCACCTGCAATTGCTCCTTCCCCAATG CTACCTTTTGGGGCAGGATCTTGATGGTGTTCTACCACGCTCACTTGTCAAGCTATCATATATTAAA GGTACTATATCTCAACTATCTTAATGGCAAAATACCACGTGAATGGGCTGCTCTGAAGTTGGAGACACT GAATGTTGCTATGAACCGCTTATCGGGGCCAATTCCAAGCTATTTAGGAAACATAACCTCTCTAAAATATCT GAGCCTGGAGAACAACCTGTTTTCTGGAACTATTCCACCCGAGTTTGGGAAATTGGTCAACCTGGAAAACCT TACTCTTAGTGCTAACTATCTCGTCGGAAAGTTTCCCTCATTCCTGGCTAATCTGTCCAATATAAAAGAACT TAGGATTAGCAGTAACAATTTCTCTGGTAAGATGCCcgacatttttcaaagttggaagcAACTTGAGAAATT AGAGATTCAAGCTAGTGGTTTTGAAGGGCCAATTCCTTCAAGCTTAGCACTCTTGCATAACTTAGTGGAACT AAGGATCAGTGACTTACCTGGAGAGGGTTCAAAGTTTCCGaacttaaaaaatatgaaaaacatgtaCAGATT GATATTACGTAGCTGCAACATATCTGGACCAATCCCTGATTACGTATGGGAACTTTCGCGACtgcaaatttt AGATCTCAGCTTCAACAACTTGGAAGGTAACATTTCAGATACTGAAGGCCTTACAAGAACGCAATACAT GTATCTGACACACAACTCGCTTAGTGGGCACATTCCAAATTGGTTGAGTATTAGAGACAGCCGCTA CCAAATAGATCTTTCTTATAATAATTTTACTGAAAGCTCTGACTCGCCTTCTTGTCGGGAAAATCT AAATTTGTTCAAAAGCTTCTCAGGAGGCAAAACCCT AGGACTAGATAACTGCCTGAAGAACTTTCCTTGCTCAAAAG ATTGGTATTCAGTAAATATAAACTGTGCTGGAGGAGCAACAACGATTAATGGCATCGACTATGAGGGTGATGAAGACTTAGGAGGTCCAGCAAAATATTTCCCCCTCAGAGAGACTTGGGAAACTAGTAGCACGGGGCTTTTCTGGGATACCGATGTTACTTCAAGGGACTTTATATCACAAAACGTTTCCATTCTCAGAATAAAGAACTCTGCATTATACACAACAGCACGCCTCTCTCCTCTTTCTCTGACATATTACTTCCGTTGCTTAGCAAATGGAAATTATACGGTTACACTTCACTTTGCGGAGATAGTTATCAGAGACAATAGATCCTATCAAAGTCTTGGAAGGAGGATATTTGATGTTTATGTCCAG GAGAAACTAGAATTGAAAGATTTCAATATTCAAAATGAGGCAAAGGGTGTTGATAAAGCGGTTGTAAGGAAAATTAAAACGGTTGTCAGTAACAAAACTTTGACAATACGCTTTCACTGGGCTGGGAAGGGGACAACTGCAACCCCAAGAAGAGGAACATATGGGCCCTTGATATCAGCTATTTCAGTAGACTCTG ATCACAAGCCTCGAGTTCTCAATTCATGGGAAAAGAATTTGAAGTTCGTAGTGGCAGCTGTTGTTTCTGTTCTGTGCCTGATTTTGGTAATCTTAGGCATTCTATGGCGGAAAGGCTATTTTCAACCCAAGCCATCAAGGGAACAAG TCTTGAGGGGGTTAGATCTGCAGACTGGCTTTTTTACCTTCAGACAAATGCAAGCTGCTACAAACAACTTTGACGCTGCAAATAAAATTGGAGAAGGTGGTTTTGGGGCCGTCTACAAG GGCGAATTGCTTGATGGCACCATAATTGCGATTAAAAAACTTTCTTCAAAATCAAGACAAGGAGATCGagaatttttgaatgaactaGGCATGATTTCAGGATTACAACACCCAAATGTTGTTAGATTGTATGGATGTTGCGTTGAGGGAACTCAGCTGTTATTGGTATATGAATACATGGAAAATAATAGCCTTGCACATGCTTTATTCG GTCCTACAGAAAGCCAGCTGAAATTAGACTGGCCAACTAGGCAGAAAATCTGTCTTGGCATAGCAAAAGGCCTAACTTTCCTGCATGAGGAATCGAGTTTAAAAGTTGTACATCGAGACATCAAAACCACCAATGTGCTACTTGATAGCGATCTCAATGCTAAAATCTCTGACTTCGGTTTGGCCAAGTTTGATGAGGAGGAAAACACCCATATTAGCACCAGAATTGCTGGAACTAT AGGATACATGGCCCCTGAATATGCATTATGGGGCTATCTCACCTACAAGGCAGACGTTTATAGTTTTGGGATTGTTGCATTAGAGATTGTTGCTGGGAAGAACAATACAAAATATCGACCTGAAGAGGATTATGTATGCCTTCAAGATTGG GCTCTTGTTTTACAACAAAAGGGAAACTTAATGGAGCTGGTGGATCTTAGGTTGGGGACGGAGTTCAATGAAGAAGAGGCAATTAGGATGGCAAAAGTAGCCTTACTCTGCACTAATTCATCCCCAGCACTTAGACCAACCATGTCTGAAGTAGTAAACATGCTTGAAGGTCGAACCCTGGTTCCTGAATTAATCTTGGACCCAAGTATATTTTCTGATGAGTCGAGATTCGGAGCAGTAAAAGACCAATTTAATCGAATGCAATCTCGGAGTAGTAAAACCACCACGATTACTCAGTCATCGGATTCAACTTCAACAGTATGGCTTGGCTCTTCCTCAACACTTGTTGAACATCAATGA
- the LOC107905841 gene encoding probable LRR receptor-like serine/threonine-protein kinase At1g07650 isoform X3, with protein sequence MKTLATISQVGLLHRRRQMCLRPLTTVLSPAIAPSPMVNVILMASTFWGRILMVFYHAHLSSYHILKVLYLNYLNGKIPREWAALKLETLNVAMNRLSGPIPSYLGNITSLKYLSLENNLFSGTIPPEFGKLVNLENLTLSANYLVGKFPSFLANLSNIKELRISSNNFSGKMPDIFQSWKQLEKLEIQASGFEGPIPSSLALLHNLVELRISDLPGEGSKFPNLKNMKNMYRLILRSCNISGPIPDYVWELSRLQILDLSFNNLEGNISDTEGLTRTQYMYLTHNSLSGHIPNWLSIRDSRYQIDLSYNNFTESSDSPSCRENLNLFKSFSGGKTLGLDNCLKNFPCSKDWYSVNINCAGGATTINGIDYEGDEDLGGPAKYFPLRETWETSSTGLFWDTDVTSRDFISQNVSILRIKNSALYTTARLSPLSLTYYFRCLANGNYTVTLHFAEIVIRDNRSYQSLGRRIFDVYVQEKLELKDFNIQNEAKGVDKAVVRKIKTVVSNKTLTIRFHWAGKGTTATPRRGTYGPLISAISVDSDHKPRVLNSWEKNLKFVVAAVVSVLCLILVILGILWRKGYFQPKPSREQVLRGLDLQTGFFTFRQMQAATNNFDAANKIGEGGFGAVYKGELLDGTIIAIKKLSSKSRQGDREFLNELGMISGLQHPNVVRLYGCCVEGTQLLLVYEYMENNSLAHALFGPTESQLKLDWPTRQKICLGIAKGLTFLHEESSLKVVHRDIKTTNVLLDSDLNAKISDFGLAKFDEEENTHISTRIAGTIGYMAPEYALWGYLTYKADVYSFGIVALEIVAGKNNTKYRPEEDYVCLQDWALVLQQKGNLMELVDLRLGTEFNEEEAIRMAKVALLCTNSSPALRPTMSEVVNMLEGRTLVPELILDPSIFSDESRFGAVKDQFNRMQSRSSKTTTITQSSDSTSTVWLGSSSTLVEHQ encoded by the exons ATGAAAACCCTTGCAACAATAAGTCAAGTTGGTTTACTCCACCGCCGCCGCCAAATGTGCCTGAGGCCATTAACAACAGTACTGTCACCTGCAATTGCTCCTTCCCCAATGGTAAATGTCATATTGATGGCAT CTACCTTTTGGGGCAGGATCTTGATGGTGTTCTACCACGCTCACTTGTCAAGCTATCATATATTAAA GGTACTATATCTCAACTATCTTAATGGCAAAATACCACGTGAATGGGCTGCTCTGAAGTTGGAGACACT GAATGTTGCTATGAACCGCTTATCGGGGCCAATTCCAAGCTATTTAGGAAACATAACCTCTCTAAAATATCT GAGCCTGGAGAACAACCTGTTTTCTGGAACTATTCCACCCGAGTTTGGGAAATTGGTCAACCTGGAAAACCT TACTCTTAGTGCTAACTATCTCGTCGGAAAGTTTCCCTCATTCCTGGCTAATCTGTCCAATATAAAAGAACT TAGGATTAGCAGTAACAATTTCTCTGGTAAGATGCCcgacatttttcaaagttggaagcAACTTGAGAAATT AGAGATTCAAGCTAGTGGTTTTGAAGGGCCAATTCCTTCAAGCTTAGCACTCTTGCATAACTTAGTGGAACT AAGGATCAGTGACTTACCTGGAGAGGGTTCAAAGTTTCCGaacttaaaaaatatgaaaaacatgtaCAGATT GATATTACGTAGCTGCAACATATCTGGACCAATCCCTGATTACGTATGGGAACTTTCGCGACtgcaaatttt AGATCTCAGCTTCAACAACTTGGAAGGTAACATTTCAGATACTGAAGGCCTTACAAGAACGCAATACAT GTATCTGACACACAACTCGCTTAGTGGGCACATTCCAAATTGGTTGAGTATTAGAGACAGCCGCTA CCAAATAGATCTTTCTTATAATAATTTTACTGAAAGCTCTGACTCGCCTTCTTGTCGGGAAAATCT AAATTTGTTCAAAAGCTTCTCAGGAGGCAAAACCCT AGGACTAGATAACTGCCTGAAGAACTTTCCTTGCTCAAAAG ATTGGTATTCAGTAAATATAAACTGTGCTGGAGGAGCAACAACGATTAATGGCATCGACTATGAGGGTGATGAAGACTTAGGAGGTCCAGCAAAATATTTCCCCCTCAGAGAGACTTGGGAAACTAGTAGCACGGGGCTTTTCTGGGATACCGATGTTACTTCAAGGGACTTTATATCACAAAACGTTTCCATTCTCAGAATAAAGAACTCTGCATTATACACAACAGCACGCCTCTCTCCTCTTTCTCTGACATATTACTTCCGTTGCTTAGCAAATGGAAATTATACGGTTACACTTCACTTTGCGGAGATAGTTATCAGAGACAATAGATCCTATCAAAGTCTTGGAAGGAGGATATTTGATGTTTATGTCCAG GAGAAACTAGAATTGAAAGATTTCAATATTCAAAATGAGGCAAAGGGTGTTGATAAAGCGGTTGTAAGGAAAATTAAAACGGTTGTCAGTAACAAAACTTTGACAATACGCTTTCACTGGGCTGGGAAGGGGACAACTGCAACCCCAAGAAGAGGAACATATGGGCCCTTGATATCAGCTATTTCAGTAGACTCTG ATCACAAGCCTCGAGTTCTCAATTCATGGGAAAAGAATTTGAAGTTCGTAGTGGCAGCTGTTGTTTCTGTTCTGTGCCTGATTTTGGTAATCTTAGGCATTCTATGGCGGAAAGGCTATTTTCAACCCAAGCCATCAAGGGAACAAG TCTTGAGGGGGTTAGATCTGCAGACTGGCTTTTTTACCTTCAGACAAATGCAAGCTGCTACAAACAACTTTGACGCTGCAAATAAAATTGGAGAAGGTGGTTTTGGGGCCGTCTACAAG GGCGAATTGCTTGATGGCACCATAATTGCGATTAAAAAACTTTCTTCAAAATCAAGACAAGGAGATCGagaatttttgaatgaactaGGCATGATTTCAGGATTACAACACCCAAATGTTGTTAGATTGTATGGATGTTGCGTTGAGGGAACTCAGCTGTTATTGGTATATGAATACATGGAAAATAATAGCCTTGCACATGCTTTATTCG GTCCTACAGAAAGCCAGCTGAAATTAGACTGGCCAACTAGGCAGAAAATCTGTCTTGGCATAGCAAAAGGCCTAACTTTCCTGCATGAGGAATCGAGTTTAAAAGTTGTACATCGAGACATCAAAACCACCAATGTGCTACTTGATAGCGATCTCAATGCTAAAATCTCTGACTTCGGTTTGGCCAAGTTTGATGAGGAGGAAAACACCCATATTAGCACCAGAATTGCTGGAACTAT AGGATACATGGCCCCTGAATATGCATTATGGGGCTATCTCACCTACAAGGCAGACGTTTATAGTTTTGGGATTGTTGCATTAGAGATTGTTGCTGGGAAGAACAATACAAAATATCGACCTGAAGAGGATTATGTATGCCTTCAAGATTGG GCTCTTGTTTTACAACAAAAGGGAAACTTAATGGAGCTGGTGGATCTTAGGTTGGGGACGGAGTTCAATGAAGAAGAGGCAATTAGGATGGCAAAAGTAGCCTTACTCTGCACTAATTCATCCCCAGCACTTAGACCAACCATGTCTGAAGTAGTAAACATGCTTGAAGGTCGAACCCTGGTTCCTGAATTAATCTTGGACCCAAGTATATTTTCTGATGAGTCGAGATTCGGAGCAGTAAAAGACCAATTTAATCGAATGCAATCTCGGAGTAGTAAAACCACCACGATTACTCAGTCATCGGATTCAACTTCAACAGTATGGCTTGGCTCTTCCTCAACACTTGTTGAACATCAATGA